In Macrobrachium rosenbergii isolate ZJJX-2024 chromosome 46, ASM4041242v1, whole genome shotgun sequence, the DNA window tatatatatatatatgacaatattcatatgtataacaCCATATTCATCCTATAATATAAAGTAAGTTACGTAATCGGCATTTTATTAATGACCGCGCTCTCCCGTCCGCAGAAGATGGGCGACTGGGGCGGCGGCTACAACAGCGACGGCAACAGCAGCGACGGCGGAGGGCGCTGGGGCGGCGGCGGCGGCTACGGCTGGGACGACAAGGACAACAGCAGCCGCAGCAGCGAGGAGAGGAACCGCTACTGGCGCAAGTCGAGCAGCAGCTCGAGCAGCAACAAGGACGCCTACGCCACCTACACGAAGGAGGACGGCGTCTCGCTCAAGGACGGCGGCGGGGGCGGGTGGGGCTTCGACGAGGACGACGACCGCACCGACCACAAGGACGACGACGCCAAGAGCAACAGCAGCAGCGGCGGCAAGACCTTCGACATCTTCAAGCACAGCCTCGAGTGGAACGACGGCGAGCAGGAGTTCAAGGACGAGGAGATCAACCTGAGCGTCGACTCCGACCTCCACGAGGAGGAGAGGGGCTACCGCCCCCGCCGGAAGTCCAGCAGCGACAGCAGCGGCCGTCGCCACCACAAGGGCAAGAGGAGGAGCTCGTCCTCGAGTTCGAGCGAGAGGGACCGCAGGAGCGACAGGGAGTGGCGGAAGAGCAGACACGAGCAGTACTATCCGGACGTGGTCAAGTTCGACTCCTCCGAAAAAGCCAGCTGGTGCTGTTGCATCGTCATATGAAttaggacgaagaagaagaagaaggaaaagaagttaaaaacaaaaaatgaaaacaaacacttcCGTCGAAATAGAACTTTAAGGAGCTGTTAAAAAATGGTCACGTTTTCTTGCATCTTTCAGCATCTTGCAGCCAAACTCTGAATCAAGCAGGCGATGTTAGTGGTAAAATTGAAGTCGAAACGAACCAGTTTtgcagtaatataaaaaaaaaattaactccttGGTTCCACGAAGTTGCAAGTCGCAACGAACCACTTTTGCAATAATATACAACAATACCAACCCCTTGGTTCCAAGAAGTTGCCTATGTCCATATTCGTGTAACACCGACTTGATATTTAAATGGGACTTCAATCTTACAcgccaaaaaaatgaaaattaaaactggttccttcgtcaagaaaaaaaaaaaaaactggtgacaatatcctaaaaaaaaaaaatcagaaaacgtGGCCTTGCGACAGCATCTTTCACaaaccaaagccaaaaaaaaaagaataataataataagaaatcatCTTGTTTGAATGTCACACGATAACATATCGCAAAAAGGATAATCATACATTAACTAAGATACAACATATCACAGCCAAAGCCTAAAAACTTCGATTAGAGGTCATATATCCTGACGGGTCAAATAATAACCAAAGACCTGGCCTTCTTTCACAGGTCATGTTCTGACGGGTCATACTCATAGGTATGAGTAGATAAGGCTTATTAGATTTTTATAGCCAAAAgacgtgtttttatttattgaagtatCATATTAATTTTTGCTTGCAAATTGTGTTCTcctaaaatttctgtaaatgtgaatatttattgtttaattcaaAGCTTACAGTACTGGAGCTTGATAGACGGATAAAGAGATATATTTCTTTAACCTAAGGGGTCTGGTTTGACCTGCAACGGGTCAAAATGTGACCCCAGAAccactgaaataaatatttatatctggGGACCTTCGGCCTGCGTGCTGGGGAAGGCAATGGGTGACAACGAGGCTACACAGCCTTcggactgaataaaaaaaaaaaactatgctatACAAATCCTCGGTCATCATGCTTGtgtcaaaagtaaaaagtaaaaaaaaaatgaaatgaaaaattaaaaaaatgaaagaaattaatgatTGCAATGGGTACTATCCAagcttttttttaagttgatattgCACGTTGCTTCGTTAGatctaaatgaaagaataaagagtatATACTGCATTTGTATTTAAAGGCATTTGTACTGTACGTCCTTCACTGAGCTGTTCTGAACCTATTACTGCCATAGTGAATTTCGTCATGTTGTTTCGCGCCAAGACTTTTGTGGACTTTTCAACACAATGGCTTATGAGATGTGTTCAtgtggaataaataataataataataaagtatgttgacttaatgatggttttttttttatggattttgggTAAGCTCTAGAATAATGAATGTTCTACTAGAATCAAGATGTTGTACTGGGAATATATGATGCctgcttctctgtctgtctgtctatctctctctctctctctctcctcaataaataatatatatatatatatatatatatatatatatatatatatatatatatatatatatatatatatatattacatatgattttatcacatcaccgattcattgtttttttatccaATTTCTACCTCGCAGTAATTCTTTTCCTATGAccgatttttagttgataattgaccgtcctctctctctcgaggaatcaggactctgacactaaccagtcggccacaagagagggtataagtctctCCCATCAacctcccgtcgaactcaggtgttttgcgtttcaacgatatcacccacctctgccatttacgtattgactatttatcacatcaccgtgattcttgACTACAATCAATACCTACTCGTCACTTtaatatctctttctttctctaatatattttcttgttaccgtgcaaagttgataataagtccaccgtcccgtggggtcgaggCGACGGACGAGTTCAGGACTCAGTGAAACCATATATTACTTCCGGGTAAGGAGGGATACGGCACGGGCGTGTTTCTTGAAATTCatccattgtttttttcttttcctctacaCGACTATagtcttgattctctctctctctctctctctctctctctctctctctctctctctctctctcttgatcattCTCTTTACGTATTCATATATGATGCTCATCTTGACCTCCAGTACCTCTCTCAGtttcgctctttctttctctctcttgtggtGCAAAGATAATACCGGTTTACAGAATAGGATGCCGCGTTCGATCCCAGAAActgggaggaagagaagaaacagagagagaaatcatgCCCATGAGAAATACGACCTGGTCGTTACTCAAGTCTTGTTCGCTTCAGctaagtttagagagagagagagagagagagaaatcaaggctccgtcaatatatatacagtactatcatATGCTTAATGACATgagaaggcctcgacgaggtaatcctcattcCACCTGAGAGAAAGCATTCTTAAGTTGCTCTTTTcacattcattcacaaaactctctcttttttccatcttggaAAAGCGTGAAATTAACTACAACCTCCGAAGTCAGAGATGAATGCAAATAAACTTTCTTATCCAGCATGTCCAATCCTTTATTCGGTCGTCTATGCACGGCAACTCCTTGAAGttactcttcagagagagagagagagagagagagagagagagagagagagagagagagagagagagagagagaaccctctctttctctctttgaatatatatatattatgtgtgtatatacaaacatgcatgtatatatatatatatatatatatatatatatatatatatatatatatatatatatatatatatatacatatatgtatgtatgtatgtatgtatgcatatattgtatatacaaacatagagagagagagagagagagagagagagagagaatcctccctctctttctctctttgaatatatatatatatgtatgtgtgtatacaaacatatacaaacatatatgtatatatatatatatgtatgtatgtatgtatatattgtatgagagagagagagagagagagagagagagagagagagagagagaacatacaaaagaaaatgaagttaacTAAAGGTACGTAAACTAGAAGAAGAAAGACTACTGTTAAACAACAGATAGTTAAGTAAcctctacgctctctctctctctgttttgtttcctgtcgttaggagagagagagagagagagagagagagagagagagagagagagagagagagagagagagagagagagacctaaaaatCACAAGACCCAAAACAATCTCCTTCCGAAGCCTCTCTCCCCAATATGGCTCCCCAAACGAAATGAAAAGGCACCTGAAGCCTCTCATTTACAGACTTACTTCAGTCGTCCTTCCTTTTGTACTGCACGACTTCTTGTTATGGAACTGACGACCCCCGCCCCGCccgttccccttccccctcccaactAACCACCCCATcactcacacaaaacaaacacgttcattatcattatctataatgaatatgaataattatggTACAAGCTTTCATAAAATACGTCTCGGTTGTTTGGACCTTGTTCAGGGGTTCACACTAGGCCTCTTGTATTCTTCAACATCTTACCAGTTACCCGACTAACGAGACGCCTCgaggcaagagcctgtgctggcgtGCAAAAGAAGTCAAATGTAGAATcgaacaaaaataaatcagtgaatatatatgaactgaatagcaataaatactgtatacctgatatatataactaattacaaatgataaatgacagttaatatatatatatatatatatatatatatatatatatatatatatataatatataatatatatatatatatataataaactaaaacGTAACAAGAtttgaaactgaatatatataataaacataagatatacataaataaataaataaataaataaataaatatggcgGTTCATTGTCACTCTAATCAATATCACTgataggaaaagaagaaagattgctgtaaaaaaaaattatgtgagaaataaaagaaaacatctgGAAAACCTGGAAGTAGCTACTGACATCACCATGTATTCGGGGAGCTGGACTTGGATACTGGTCACCatataacaattaataatctaACATCTATGAGTGGAAAGAAAAGGGAAACACCAGACAAAGGTAGAGGTTGGTTAAAAACGACActaggagaagaagaaagacaacgctGAGCGGAATATCTTTGTGAAGTTATGAATAAGAGATATGAAAGGGATGATTTGACTGATTAGCAGAAGGTGAGGAAGATCTGCATGTATTAATGAAAGAATTGACAGTGTTTTAAGTGGATTTAACAATAACTTAGAAAAGAGAAAGCATTGGGCTATGATTGAATCATTGCAGAAATCATTTGAAATGAAACTGGAATGACACCTCGTGTACTAAATAACTGTTCAGCAGAGTatggaaagaggaaataaagtcaGATTACTGAAAAACGGAAGTCGTAGAAAAAATACCCCCAAAAAATGTGACCTGACTGATTTTGGTAAGTATAGAAGAATTgcacttaatatattatgatgaaaatatccAGCATGCTTGTTCTTAATAGGACGaagaaagaaattgatgaaatgTTTAAATAACAGCAAGCTAGTTTTTAGGAAAGGCAGGTGTTGTCCAGATCAGATATGTGTTAAGAtactatacatataaacaaatacacacacatacatactgtatatctgtatatagaaataacacacaatcacgtgtggagcagaaataaatttctgacacaatcaggatcgagcccaggcctttcaattgaaagacaagactagACCGCtcccaaccaagccacacaattcacggcttgtgtggcttggttggcaggggtcttgtctttcaattgaaagacctgggttagatcctgatgtgagtcagaaaaaatatatatatattatatatatatatatatatatatatatatatatatatatatatatatatatatatatatatatatatatatatataaatataaactgaagGCAAAGTCACCCTTGACATTCTCTTCACCTCATGCAAATTTTCTCTTACCAATAGCGCACACCAACCACCTAGAAACACATGCTGAATTATGAATTTGCATAATGACATACGAGTCGAAATAGCAAAGCAAAGGTATACCTTTACTGCTGCCTACACGCCTTTCcctgcagggagagagagagagagagagagagagagagagagagagagagagagagagagagagagagagagagagagagagagagagagagcttttaacaAAACATATGCTAATCtgaggagaggaaagaaagagaaaagcagaGATGGAAAATAGCAGATATGCATTTAAATTCGAAgtcaaaagtgagagagagagagagagagagagagagagagagagagagagagagagagagagagagagagaggaacatgtACCAATCCATTTTAAACGCCAGGTTTATTTGCATCTTAAATGGCTATCTCTAGAGATGCCTCCTgcgccttcttcttctcctttttcatctccttcttcttcttctctttaaccttcttcttcttctccatcatctccttcttcttcttcacctccttctctttcttcttcttcttcttcttcttctttacccttcttcttcttcatctcctctttcttcttcttattcttcatcttcttcttctctttacccttcttcttcttttccatcatctccatcttcttcttcttcatcatcttcttcttttccttcttcctctccatcatctccttcttcttctttaccctttttcttcttcttcttcatctccttctctttcttcttctttacccttcttcttcttcttcttcttcttcttcttcttcttcttcttcttcttcttcttcttcttcttctcctcctccttcttcttcttcttcttcttcttctttcctcttcttcttcttcctctgagcgACATTAGCGGAGGAGTTTCGGCGTTACAAACGCAGCTTTAAACGCCCGAGGTGTTAAAGACCGGGGTTACAAAAACGCCGCTTAGTTTTCACTGGGGCCAATTGTGTTGCCTTTTGATGTGTTATTTTGGCGTTGTGGTCATTTCGGGCTGATTTCACCTTCCAGCGAATTCGCCGGATTGGCAACGTAATTATGACTCAGTCCACTGGTTCGGAATGATGCATTTCGGTTGGACTTACCATCTATTTATcttgctatgtatgtatgtatgtaagttatttttctatctatctgtctatctatctacctacctatctgtctatctatctatatatctatctatctatatatatatatattcaccattttttttttcacgtcgaGGGGCTGGTTTTTTAGGATGAGGTTACTGGCCTGGAACCCTTCTCCAAGCTGGTAGCGGCCCACGACAATCTACTCAcctccaggtacataattcacagctTTAGTAGAGGTCCATTGGAATTTAACATAACCCACCAAAATTGTTCAGAGTCTTccgagaatcgaacgcggaccctCTCACTAGAGTAGTGAGTATCCTGACCAGTAAATCATAAGGCCCTATATAGTATATACGTGGTACAGCTCTAGGTTCACGTTTGCTAAATCAGAACTTAGTTCCCAGCCAACCACCCACAAGTCCACCCAAGTGTAAACGCATACCACCGTCTGTTGGGGTCAAGAATAAggattggaatatagaatggaatgtagaatttaggtcaaaggccaagcactgggacctatgaggtcattcagcgctgaaacggaaactggcagtaaaaggtttgaaaggtggaacaggaggaaaacctcgcagctacactacgaatcaattgttaggagagcgtggaaagtaagatgaagaaagacaatatgaaaggaggtacagtaaaaggaacgaaaggggttgcagctagaggtcgaCGGCACGCTACAAAGAGccctcagtaatgcctacagtgcacagcatgaggtacactgacggcactaacccccctacgtgGGGGTGGGGGGTCAAGAATAAGctcatggggctagcaacctcaccccataaGACTTTCTGAGAAGCCAAAGGTTGTATACCTTTCCGTCTACACCCTTCAAAAAGCTACAGCCTCATTAAAGCTCACGCCGTTAATGATTCCATTGTTAATTGTCATCCTGTCATCGCAGGCGATTCTAATGGTCGCGTTGGCGCTCTCGCCTGAGAGATGTCACAAAAAAGAGGAGCATAAAAGTGGGCGGCGGTGTAATTAATTCAAATTCCTCGTAAATGTTCCACTGCACGCACGGAGATCTTGTAAATTTCCGTGAAATTACTTCAGCGCGAAATTTGTGTGCTGAAATGTTTGACTGAATTAATTTGCAGTTTGGCATTTTCAGTCTGCTTGCTTCgcttttgcttaaaaaaaaaaatggctcctTTTTTCTGTGGAGAATTGCTCAGAAAGGTCATGTAGcatgtaagtaataataataataataataataataataataataataataataataataataatgaggttgaaacaaaaactgcaaacattttactgtaattttattatcaaatgcTGGTATAATTattgataagaaaaaaacaagtaaaaaatgtgccgaagtttcttcagcgcgatcgagttttctgtatagcgtataatcaaggccaccgaaaatagatctatctttcggtggtctcaatataatgctgtatgagccacgactcattaaactttaaccacggtccggtggtggcctgtcctatatcgttgccagaagcacgattatgtctaaccttaaccttaaaataaaaactactgaggctagagggctgtaatttggtaagtttgatgattggagggtggatgatcaacatatcaatttgcagtcctctagcctctgtagtttttaagatctgaaggtggacagaaaaagtgcggacagaataaagtgcggacggacagacaaagccggagcaatagttttcttttacagaaaactaaaaaaccgaGCTTCACTTTTCTTAACAAAGACGATGgcatcccccaaaaaaaatgcCACTTTATTCTAAAATTCCACGAAGCTACATCAAAGGATGGACCACCTTGCAAACTGGCAAGACGTTCTcatgttacagtaaatatgtttCATCACAGCTCCACTTGAATCCTGAGATAGATCGTTATGAAATCATAAGTCATAGTGAAAGCAGATGAAGACTAAAATGTAatattatcaatttctttttcattggcTAAAAATTCTGAAACAAGCTTTACTTTTTGGTCAcgctaaattaataataataattaataataataataattcattctaataataataataataataataataataatatcgtatcaaaaaggtaataataaaattataataataaataataataataataataataataataataataataataataataataataataataataacgcaggCATCAAAG includes these proteins:
- the LOC136830202 gene encoding micronuclear linker histone polyprotein-like, giving the protein MGDWGGGYNSDGNSSDGGGRWGGGGGYGWDDKDNSSRSSEERNRYWRKSSSSSSSNKDAYATYTKEDGVSLKDGGGGGWGFDEDDDRTDHKDDDAKSNSSSGGKTFDIFKHSLEWNDGEQEFKDEEINLSVDSDLHEEERGYRPRRKSSSDSSGRRHHKGKRRSSSSSSSERDRRSDREWRKSRHEQYYPDVVKFDSSEKASWCCCIVI